One genomic region from Streptomyces sp. Li-HN-5-11 encodes:
- a CDS encoding lysophospholipid acyltransferase family protein, which translates to MLSRLADALVPVFGRLVVTTDAGSGPIAGSIIIANHTSLSDPAVVLAALHRLGTEPVVLAAAGLWRVPLLGRALAREGHIPVHRHDPRAAQALQEAQAALAAGQSVLLYPEGGLPHGKGVREAPPRPFHPGLFHLAHTTGAQIVPVGQAGARALASGSPFEQVARLLTAPLRRPRLHVHIGGPLRLDSEQTRAQALAMTHSALTQAWRAAARQLGTPVLRTGR; encoded by the coding sequence GTGCTCAGTCGCCTGGCAGACGCCTTGGTGCCGGTCTTCGGCCGCCTGGTCGTCACCACGGATGCCGGTTCCGGACCGATTGCGGGGAGCATCATCATCGCCAACCACACGTCCCTCAGCGACCCTGCGGTCGTCCTCGCCGCCCTGCACCGCCTCGGCACCGAGCCCGTCGTGCTGGCAGCCGCAGGGCTGTGGCGCGTCCCCCTGCTCGGCCGTGCCCTCGCCCGCGAGGGACACATCCCGGTTCACCGGCACGACCCACGAGCCGCCCAGGCACTGCAAGAAGCCCAAGCCGCACTGGCCGCGGGCCAATCTGTCCTGCTCTACCCGGAAGGCGGCCTCCCGCACGGCAAGGGCGTGCGCGAGGCTCCGCCCCGGCCCTTCCACCCGGGCCTCTTTCACCTGGCGCACACCACAGGCGCCCAGATCGTGCCCGTGGGCCAGGCCGGAGCCCGCGCGCTGGCCTCCGGCAGCCCCTTCGAACAGGTGGCCAGACTGCTCACCGCTCCCCTGCGCCGTCCACGACTTCACGTACACATCGGTGGACCGCTGCGCCTGGACAGCGAACAGACCCGGGCCCAGGCTCTCGCCATGACACACAGCGCGCTGACCCAGGCCTGGCGCGCCGCTGCCCGGCAGCTCGGCACACCGGTGCTGCGCACCGGGCGCTGA
- a CDS encoding DUF1918 domain-containing protein produces the protein MKAHEGDVLRFTGRTVGAAEHHATVVQVLGEDGEPPYRVRYEDGHETEIFPGPGCVIETHPAHETSFGQPHRERQ, from the coding sequence ATGAAGGCGCATGAAGGTGACGTGCTGCGGTTCACCGGCAGAACCGTGGGAGCTGCCGAACACCATGCCACGGTCGTGCAGGTGCTCGGCGAAGACGGCGAGCCACCCTACCGGGTGCGCTACGAGGACGGTCACGAGACAGAGATCTTTCCCGGCCCCGGATGCGTGATCGAGACCCATCCGGCACACGAGACCTCCTTCGGACAGCCGCACCGGGAGAGGCAGTGA
- a CDS encoding universal stress protein yields MQPAITVGLDGSPESLAAARWASDEAKRRKLALCLLHAWPLLVPEPTRVPAEIDQNYWAKRIVHNAQAELQARHPDLSIIEKLVADDAQKALLQAASESEMLVLGSQGLELVESYFLGDVSMPVVARAERPVVLVRAGTLEEELPPTPGTAGRVVVALKLHGPSDDLLEFAFASAAARGAPLRAVHGRSVPVHAHAPWGLDHGITEEVRQDAQKHLTQVLRPWREKFPRMDVADSIGLGSPAQTVVRAAEGAGLLVVGRRKHRPVVAPRLGAVTQAAIHHAHCAVAVVPHD; encoded by the coding sequence ATGCAACCAGCCATCACCGTGGGCCTCGATGGCTCACCCGAGAGCCTTGCCGCCGCCCGGTGGGCCTCCGATGAAGCCAAGCGGCGCAAGCTGGCACTGTGCCTGCTGCACGCGTGGCCCCTGCTGGTGCCGGAACCGACGCGGGTCCCCGCGGAGATCGATCAGAACTACTGGGCAAAGCGGATCGTGCACAACGCTCAGGCGGAGCTCCAAGCGCGCCACCCGGACCTTTCCATCATCGAGAAGCTGGTGGCCGACGACGCCCAGAAGGCACTGCTGCAAGCAGCATCGGAATCCGAGATGCTCGTTCTCGGTTCGCAAGGTCTGGAACTCGTCGAGAGCTACTTCCTGGGCGATGTCAGCATGCCAGTCGTGGCCCGGGCCGAGCGGCCGGTGGTCCTGGTCCGTGCCGGGACACTCGAGGAAGAGCTACCACCGACACCAGGCACGGCAGGCCGGGTAGTGGTGGCGTTGAAACTGCACGGGCCCAGCGACGACCTGCTCGAATTCGCCTTCGCCTCTGCCGCGGCGCGGGGTGCGCCGCTTCGGGCCGTCCATGGCCGAAGCGTGCCGGTCCACGCACATGCCCCGTGGGGCCTGGACCACGGAATCACCGAAGAAGTCAGGCAGGACGCGCAGAAGCACCTTACCCAGGTCCTCCGTCCCTGGCGCGAGAAGTTCCCGCGCATGGACGTGGCCGACAGCATCGGTCTCGGAAGTCCCGCCCAGACCGTCGTACGGGCTGCCGAGGGCGCCGGGCTGCTGGTCGTCGGCCGACGCAAGCACCGTCCCGTCGTGGCGCCACGCCTGGGCGCCGTAACCCAAGCCGCCATCCATCACGCGCACTGTGCCGTCGCCGTCGTCCCCCATGACTGA
- a CDS encoding universal stress protein yields the protein MTSPPDVRPIVVGIDPDPSNRLALAWAADEADRRRLPLRLVHTRQAPPARYRTAEPTTAWDTWDEALRLLGTRALEQAEAFVGDRRPHVEVSVLLAEGDAAAVLRGQAQEAAALVLGSRHLTAVEELARSLAVAVPIIAHAHCPVIVVREAEHVPQQPPLLVVGVDGSPDSQTAVDYAFEEAALRGAGLRALYVWHPPLLGALDEQAAQEECHRLLSETVVGRSAAYPDVALHHEVVRGHPVKVLTEASAQTLGLVVGTRGLGGFTGLLLGSVSQGVLHHALCPVMVVPRPEH from the coding sequence ATGACCAGTCCGCCTGATGTCCGGCCGATCGTGGTGGGCATCGACCCCGATCCCTCGAATAGGTTGGCGCTGGCCTGGGCAGCCGACGAGGCGGACCGGCGCCGGCTGCCGCTCCGCCTGGTGCACACTCGACAGGCGCCGCCCGCCAGGTACCGGACGGCGGAACCGACAACAGCATGGGACACGTGGGACGAGGCGTTGCGCCTGCTCGGCACACGCGCCCTCGAACAGGCGGAGGCGTTCGTCGGAGACCGACGGCCACACGTGGAGGTGTCGGTCCTGCTCGCGGAGGGCGACGCGGCCGCGGTCCTGCGCGGGCAGGCGCAGGAAGCCGCGGCGCTCGTGCTCGGCTCCCGGCACCTGACAGCCGTGGAGGAGCTGGCCCGCTCCCTTGCGGTGGCCGTGCCGATCATCGCCCATGCCCACTGCCCGGTGATCGTCGTGCGCGAGGCCGAACACGTCCCACAGCAGCCCCCGCTCCTCGTGGTGGGCGTGGACGGCAGCCCGGACTCGCAGACGGCTGTCGACTACGCGTTCGAGGAGGCGGCTCTGCGCGGCGCCGGACTACGGGCGCTCTACGTGTGGCATCCGCCGCTCCTCGGCGCCCTGGACGAGCAGGCCGCGCAGGAGGAGTGCCACAGGCTGCTCTCGGAGACCGTGGTGGGCCGCAGCGCCGCCTACCCGGATGTGGCGCTCCACCACGAGGTTGTGCGCGGCCACCCCGTGAAGGTGCTGACCGAAGCTTCCGCACAGACGCTGGGCCTCGTGGTGGGAACCCGGGGACTGGGCGGCTTCACCGGCCTACTGCTCGGCTCAGTGAGCCAGGGCGTGCTGCACCATGCCCTGTGCCCGGTCATGGTCGTTCCGCGTCCGGAACACTGA
- a CDS encoding nicotinate phosphoribosyltransferase — MSDVTTTDLYEVTMAMSYLREDMQAPATFSLFVRGLPSGRGFLVAAGLEPALEFLARYRVEQDDIEEFAHALHRPAQDLEPLLGLSFEGEVRAVPEGHVVFAGEPLLEVTAPLPQAQLVETYLLNQLCHQTVVASKAARCVLAAAWRPVVDFSLRRTHGPWAGLQAARLGALVGFAGTSNVAAATALGIPASGTMAHSYIEAFSGEEVAFRAFAHAHPGPVTFLVDTYDTVEGVRIAARVLAELRRGPGCAIRLDSGDLDTLSRRSRAILDAAGLDDVRIVASGGLDEYGVDRLVRAGAPIDVYAVGTKVGVAADAPYLDAAYKLVEYDGHPVMKLSSAKVTAPGRKQVFRRAGRPDVIALAGEEPPDSAQPLLRTVMRGGRRISSPDHWRDARKRFREDIAALPGPALRIKDPEPVRPVWSEALARLTASVRADIEARLRPEGRVAPSGEAVSRSVPLSAHTH, encoded by the coding sequence ATGTCCGACGTCACCACCACCGACCTCTACGAAGTGACCATGGCCATGTCCTACCTACGGGAGGACATGCAGGCCCCGGCCACCTTCAGCCTCTTCGTCCGTGGTCTCCCGTCCGGCCGGGGCTTCCTGGTTGCCGCCGGTCTGGAGCCCGCCCTGGAGTTCCTGGCCCGCTACCGCGTGGAGCAGGACGACATCGAGGAGTTCGCGCACGCCTTGCATCGTCCCGCCCAGGATCTCGAACCGCTCCTCGGTCTCTCCTTCGAGGGGGAAGTGCGCGCCGTGCCGGAGGGCCATGTGGTGTTCGCAGGTGAGCCGCTGCTGGAGGTGACCGCCCCGCTCCCACAGGCCCAGCTCGTCGAGACGTACCTGCTGAACCAGCTGTGCCACCAGACGGTGGTCGCTTCGAAGGCGGCGCGCTGTGTGCTGGCCGCGGCCTGGCGGCCGGTCGTGGACTTCTCTCTGCGCCGCACGCACGGCCCGTGGGCGGGCCTGCAGGCCGCCCGTCTGGGTGCCCTGGTGGGGTTCGCGGGCACGAGCAACGTGGCCGCGGCGACGGCCCTCGGCATCCCGGCCTCGGGCACCATGGCGCATTCCTACATCGAGGCGTTCTCCGGCGAGGAGGTGGCGTTCCGTGCGTTCGCGCACGCCCACCCCGGCCCCGTCACCTTCCTCGTCGACACCTACGACACCGTAGAGGGCGTACGCATCGCCGCCCGGGTCCTGGCGGAGCTCCGGCGCGGACCTGGCTGCGCGATCCGCCTGGACAGCGGCGACCTGGACACGCTCTCGCGCCGTTCACGCGCCATTCTGGACGCCGCCGGGCTGGACGACGTGAGGATCGTGGCCAGTGGCGGGCTCGACGAGTACGGCGTGGACCGGCTGGTCCGCGCCGGAGCTCCGATCGACGTGTACGCCGTGGGCACGAAGGTGGGTGTGGCCGCGGACGCCCCTTACCTGGACGCCGCATACAAGCTCGTCGAGTACGACGGCCACCCCGTGATGAAACTGTCCTCGGCGAAGGTCACGGCTCCGGGCCGCAAGCAGGTCTTCCGCCGCGCCGGGCGGCCCGACGTGATTGCCCTGGCCGGGGAGGAACCACCGGATTCCGCTCAGCCACTGTTGCGCACGGTCATGCGCGGTGGGCGGCGGATATCGTCGCCGGACCACTGGCGGGACGCCCGCAAGCGATTCCGTGAGGACATCGCCGCTCTGCCCGGCCCGGCACTCCGGATCAAAGACCCCGAACCGGTCCGGCCGGTATGGTCCGAGGCTCTCGCACGGCTCACCGCCTCGGTACGCGCCGACATCGAAGCCCGGCTACGACCCGAGGGGCGCGTCGCACCCTCGGGCGAGGCGGTCTCCCGCTCCGTCCCACTCTCGGCGCACACGCACTGA
- a CDS encoding oxygenase MpaB family protein: MAVVPPAGVDTKGTGDPGLFGPDSVTWQLHADPMMWVAGIRALYLQALHPRAVRGVLQNSDFRRDAWGRLMRTANFVGTTTYGTTEAAEKAGARVRKIHSMLSATDPRTGESYGVDAPELLLWVHCAEIDSYLHVLRRSGFPLTDAQADRYIAEHRESARLVGLDPGTVPAGRAELAAYFDAVRPELVAGPDAREVDDFLLHPPTPLLLLPAREVLWRRVAHLAYASLPPYAHELYGRPAPAPAAVTRRLRATGTLLRGVPARLRWQLPPKHVLRAMARLGPEARPAPYKAGRQPAVPDGGSGDGGNGGTLRTPG; the protein is encoded by the coding sequence ATGGCTGTGGTCCCACCTGCCGGTGTGGACACCAAAGGCACGGGTGACCCCGGGCTCTTCGGGCCGGACTCGGTGACCTGGCAGCTGCACGCCGACCCGATGATGTGGGTCGCCGGCATCAGGGCGCTGTATCTGCAGGCGCTGCATCCGCGCGCGGTGCGGGGCGTGCTGCAGAACTCCGACTTCCGGCGCGACGCCTGGGGCCGGCTGATGCGCACCGCCAACTTCGTCGGGACGACGACCTACGGAACGACCGAGGCCGCCGAGAAGGCGGGCGCCCGGGTGCGCAAGATCCACAGCATGCTGTCCGCGACCGACCCGAGGACGGGGGAGAGCTACGGGGTGGACGCGCCCGAGCTGCTGCTGTGGGTGCACTGCGCCGAGATCGACTCCTATCTGCACGTCCTGCGGCGCTCCGGGTTCCCGCTCACCGACGCCCAGGCCGACCGCTACATCGCCGAACACCGGGAGAGCGCCCGCCTGGTGGGCCTCGACCCGGGCACCGTCCCCGCCGGCCGGGCGGAGCTCGCCGCCTACTTCGACGCGGTGCGCCCCGAACTCGTCGCCGGCCCGGACGCCCGCGAAGTGGACGACTTCCTGCTCCACCCGCCGACGCCCCTCCTGCTCCTCCCGGCGCGCGAGGTGCTGTGGCGGCGCGTGGCGCATCTGGCGTATGCCTCGTTGCCGCCGTACGCCCATGAGCTGTACGGCAGACCGGCCCCCGCACCCGCCGCCGTCACCCGCCGGCTCCGGGCCACCGGCACCCTGCTGCGGGGCGTTCCCGCACGTCTGCGCTGGCAGCTCCCGCCCAAACACGTCCTTCGCGCGATGGCCAGGCTCGGCCCCGAGGCGCGTCCCGCACCGTACAAAGCCGGACGGCAGCCCGCCGTACCGGACGGCGGGTCCGGTGACGGGGGCAACGGCGGGACATTGCGGACACCAGGCTGA